A genomic region of Phenylobacterium parvum contains the following coding sequences:
- a CDS encoding glycine-rich domain-containing protein has translation MRGPPGLIAPRGLIAPPGLRGLAGPGRRRRGGVRVDYLVVGGGGGGGGASYGGGGGGGGGGVLVGVEVLLPVGRVPIVVGAGGAGGLPAAANSGGESGGDSSIGNTLVARGGGRGGGNGPDLAGDGGSGGGGWGVSQPGGEATPGQGFRGGDGGGRTAAGGGGGASEQGQSGVSGVAGRGGQGLSLQFRGYLGIFGSGGGGGANINLGGSQGGIGGSNAGNGSAQTDGTSAPSNFGGGGGGGGYDGASPVGRGGRGGSGVVVIWSRDPRLTAEGCDERAVDGGKLLVFSADGFISIVG, from the coding sequence ATGCGCGGGCCGCCGGGACTGATCGCGCCCCGCGGGCTCATCGCCCCTCCGGGCCTGCGCGGGCTTGCCGGCCCGGGGCGTCGGCGCCGCGGCGGCGTGCGCGTGGACTACCTCGTCGTGGGGGGCGGGGGTGGGGGAGGGGGAGCAAGCTACGGTGGAGGTGGTGGTGGCGGCGGTGGCGGTGTCCTCGTCGGGGTAGAGGTTTTGCTTCCCGTAGGCCGAGTCCCGATTGTCGTGGGCGCAGGGGGTGCTGGAGGGCTCCCAGCCGCCGCTAACAGCGGGGGCGAAAGTGGCGGTGATAGCTCTATCGGCAATACTCTTGTCGCGCGCGGGGGCGGTCGGGGCGGTGGAAACGGTCCTGACCTCGCTGGGGATGGTGGCTCTGGCGGCGGAGGATGGGGAGTAAGCCAGCCTGGCGGCGAAGCTACGCCCGGGCAGGGGTTTCGTGGTGGAGACGGGGGAGGCAGGACAGCCGCCGGTGGAGGCGGGGGCGCTAGTGAGCAAGGTCAGTCGGGGGTCTCTGGCGTAGCCGGCCGAGGAGGCCAGGGCTTGAGCCTTCAATTCCGAGGATATCTGGGGATCTTTGGTTCTGGCGGCGGCGGTGGGGCGAACATCAATCTCGGTGGAAGTCAGGGTGGGATTGGTGGATCGAATGCGGGTAACGGCTCCGCTCAGACCGACGGAACCTCTGCGCCATCCAACTTTGGCGGCGGTGGGGGAGGAGGCGGTTACGACGGAGCTTCTCCGGTCGGTCGTGGAGGACGCGGGGGATCAGGTGTCGTCGTCATTTGGAGCCGCGACCCTAGATTGACCGCCGAGGGTTGCGACGAGCGGGCAGTAGATGGTGGCAAGCTGTTGGTGTTTAGCGCCGATGGATTTATCTCGATTGTGGGTTGA
- a CDS encoding class I SAM-dependent methyltransferase, whose amino-acid sequence MLDWREWFSAGSGIDRVQGFITPRSVRAIRSILEHQDRVSVGGSIAEIGTFRGKTFIGLAAATRDGERVVGIDIFPDDVQQSLINSAREVLSEDQLKRIILAKRDSSSLEFFEWARLMGEKARFVHVDGNHTNLAVRYDIMLAASHMAKGGVVLIDDFLHDWYPDVTEGIIEALKVIPNIAPVAVIPRSGKLLNGGTKLLCVERSAIEDYRNLMISEFSELRPRRIMLAGATVTAFMNAD is encoded by the coding sequence ATGCTCGACTGGAGGGAATGGTTCTCGGCGGGAAGCGGTATCGACCGCGTCCAAGGCTTCATTACCCCTCGATCCGTACGGGCGATACGAAGCATCCTGGAGCATCAGGACCGAGTGTCGGTTGGTGGATCGATCGCTGAGATCGGCACCTTCCGCGGGAAAACATTTATCGGCCTTGCTGCAGCCACTAGGGATGGAGAGAGGGTCGTCGGGATCGATATCTTTCCCGATGACGTCCAACAGTCTCTGATTAATTCAGCGAGAGAAGTTCTCAGTGAAGATCAGCTGAAACGAATTATCCTTGCCAAGAGAGATTCATCGAGCCTCGAATTCTTCGAGTGGGCAAGGTTAATGGGAGAAAAGGCTCGTTTTGTCCATGTAGATGGTAACCACACGAACCTAGCTGTACGATACGACATTATGCTTGCTGCGTCGCACATGGCTAAGGGGGGTGTCGTCCTTATCGATGATTTTCTACACGACTGGTATCCGGACGTGACAGAGGGGATCATCGAAGCGCTTAAAGTGATCCCGAATATCGCCCCTGTCGCAGTCATTCCCAGAAGCGGAAAACTCCTGAACGGTGGCACGAAGCTCTTGTGTGTCGAGCGAAGCGCGATCGAGGATTATAGAAATCTGATGATTTCTGAGTTTTCCGAGCTTAGGCCGCGCCGGATTATGCTGGCCGGTGCCACTGTAACGGCATTCATGAACGCCGATTGA